DNA from Flavobacterium aestivum:
TGTCAAATCCATAGCGTGTAAAGCACCCGCTAATACAGCTTCTTGACCATTATATAAGTGTAGGAAACCTCTAACTTTTTGTTGAATGTATAATGCCGCGAGTTTGTCTTCAAACTTTCTCCAAAGTAACATGTCTTCATACCACTTCAAATACACCTCTTTTGTAACTTCTTTCATCTGAATTATTTTCTTTTGCTTAAGTGTTATTGTATTATCAATTATGACCTAGTAACGCAAAATAGTCTCCTCACCACAAATTTGCGCCCCGAAGGGGTCGGGATGCAAAAATAAGACATTCCTACTTAGAACTAAAATTTATAACGTAATTTTTAAAGTAATTTTTTTTCAAATATAAAAGGAAGCAGGTTTCTAAGTGAAGCCGATTTATGAATTGCACCTATTTCTCCCATAAAATAAATTTCAATAGGAGTTTCTTGTCTAGTTTCATATTCAGCTATTGATTGTCTGCATGATCCACACGGAGGAACCGGAGTATCTGTACAACTATTGTCAGAAGCAGCTGTAATAGCAATTTTCAAGATTTTTGCTTCTGGATAAATAGCTCCAGCCTGAAAAATAGCGACACGTTCTGCGCACAATCCTGATGGATATGCAGCATTTTCTTGATTTGATCCTAGAACAACTTCTCCATTATCTAAAAGAATTGCAGCTCCAACTCTAAATTTCGAATATGGCGCATAAGCACTTTTTCTAACCTCTATTGCTTTTTCCATCAGATTTTGGACATCCTCTGGCAATTCTTGAATAGTCTCAAAAACTGTTAATTGCGAAGTGATTACTATATCTTTCATTAATTATATATTATTTTTTAAAAACGTTATTGAACAAAATAGAACTTTACAATAGCTTCTACCTTTTTTCTCTTCCTAATCATTAGTTAATTAAAAACAAAAAAATCCAATTTCAAAAAATGAAACTTGGATTTTCGTTGTATGTAAAATTTAAGAAACTTTAATAATTTTCGTATTTTTCTCCAAAGTTAAACGTCAAAGAAAAGCGCAAAGTATTTTCTAGTGGATTTTGTACTTTAGACGCAGAGAATAAGTAAGAAACATCTATTTTAACAGAGCTATATTTAAATCCTGCCCCAAGAGAGAAAAACTCCCTTGCTCCTTTATTAGGGTTTTCATAAAAATATCCTGCACGAAATGAAAATGCATCTTGATACACATATTCAGACCCTAAAGAGTAAGTAACCTCTTTTAATTCTTCACTAAATCCTCCTGGCGCATCTGTAAATGATTGAAACATTCCCGAAAACCATCCAATAGATTTATAATCGTCTCTATTTTTTTGTTCTTCATCAGAATCAATTATACCATTCCCATTTAAATCAGTTGGATCTTGCGGAGTAGGAACCATTAATTTAGTTACTTCCAAATTCACGGCAACCTTATTATATTCGTCTAATATAAAATCAAATCCCCCACCTAATCTCATATTAGCAGGCAAAAAGTTATTATTTATATCATCGTTATCATAACTCATTTTAGGCCCCATGTTCTGGAAGTTAAATCCAGCTCTCCATCTACCATTAAAGTCTGCATAAGCAATTTCTTCAGATTGATAAAATCCAGCGATATCTACTGCAAAACTGCTTGCCGAAGAGGCGTCATTATTTTCTGTAGCTACTTTCAGGTTCGAATTTATATAACGACCAGCAACAGCCATTGAGAACACATCACTTAATTTCAAAGAATATGATAAATCAAAAGCAAACTCGTTTGGAGAAACTACCAAAAAGTCATTCGGGTCAGGATTTTGTCTTAATTCAATATCCCCTAACCCAAAATAACGAAAACTTGCACCAAAAGCACTTCGTTCATCGTACCTATTATAATATGTTATTTGTCCTAAAGAAATATCATTTGCTAAATCAGTCAAATATGGGGTATAACTCAAAGAGAAACCTTGCTTATCAGTTGAAAAAGCATACTTTGCGGGATTCCATTGCTGAGAAAAAGCATCTGCAGAAGAAGCAACACCATTGTCACCCATACCCGCAGCCTTAGCATCTGCAGCAACCATTAGAAAAGGAACCGCAGTAGTTATTGTATTCTCCTGGGCAATGGCGCAATTAAAGGCAAATAAAATTGCAATAAATAGGACAGTTTTTTTCATTATCAAAAATAATTAATTTGCAGTAAATATACTATATTATTAAAGAATTACAAGTTTTTCAAATTTTTCAACTCTCTTATTAGATAGCGTTGATTTTACCTTAAGTTTATAAACATAAACTCCCTTTCCTAATTTATTACCAAAATCATCTCTAGTATTCCAAGAAATTTCTCTTGACAAAAAACCCGGTGTAGTAATGGTCTGATTTTTAGTCCAAACTACTTTTCCGGTTATTGTTAAAACCTGAACCTGAACTTCCAAAGGTTCATTTGGTTTATTATGAGAAAACCAAAACTCTGTATAATTAACGCACGGATTTGGATAATTCAATACGTTCGACAGTGTTATATCTTCATTTCCAACAACTAAAAACTGAATTTCTTTTGTTGTTGGATTATTATACACATCCCAAACTGTCAAAGTTAATGTATGCAAACCTACTTTAAGGTTTCGAAGCGGAAATCGCAAACTCCCTTTAGTAAAATCATCCAACTCCGTTTGATAATAATCATTTAATATATAAGGATTACTTACATCACCATCCAAAATTGCAACAATATCATGCCCGATACCTCCAGCAGTATTAATACCACTTTCATCATGCATAAAGGCAAGAATAAAGGGCGACTCATTTGTTATTCCTCCAGAGACAAATGTCTGATCGTTCATATATAACTCTACTTTTGGACTTATATTGTCCTCAGCAGCATTTTCATTGATCCCCCCAACCATTATAGACGAATTATATCCCGTTACATCCTCAAGAGCCTCTCCTTTTTTAGCATAAAAACTTAATTTCCCTTTATCCAACGGAATACGTATATCTTTAGGAACTATAAAACTATATTCAAATTGACCATTTGTAACGGATGCATTTCCTCTAAAAATAGCTTCACCTAATACACTAAAACTCATTGGCGGGCTAAATCCATCATTATTTAAAGTAGTTTTAGTCATCATTTTATCAAACATAACCGTAGACAAAACACCATTGAAATTAGTCATCGGAACATCATTCTCATCAGTTACTTGTCCAGTGATTTTCATTTTAGCCAATGATTTAAAATCAGGTATTACTTGATTGATCGGAATATCATTAACTTTAGTAAGTGTCACTTTTGGTTTTGGAATTGCCAATTTCAAAGCAGGATCACCCAAATAGAGCACAACATTCGTTGCTGAATTTGGATTGAAATTTTTAGAAACTCTCAATGCCTCAGCTATAGATACATATTTATTTGAACCATAAGACAGAAGATTTTCTGTAAATAAATCATTAAAATTCTCAGCACTAAACTGTCCTATAGAACGTATGGTTGTAACCAGAGAAATAGCTCCACCTTTTGGATTCCAATAAATATATTCTCCTGCAGTTGGGCGTGATGGATTATCAAAACGAGAAAACTCACAAGTAATAGTTATAAATAAAGGGTATTTGAATTGATTACTCACATTTTGACTATCCGCTTTATCCCATATTCGTTCACTAGACAATCCATCCTCTCCGCCATGTCCTAAATAATTAAAAACTAAAGCTCCTTTTTCGAATTCGTTATAGAAATCCGATTTAGCTTTAGGATATCGTTCTCCACCAGAGGAAGCTTCTTGAGTGTAGGAATCCAGAAATATTTTAGACACATTCAAAAATGGTTTTTGAAGAGTAATCTGATCTGCCATTGCATTTTGTCTTGATTGCAAAGAAGCATCTGATGCTTTATCCGAATCATCAGCAAGTGACATATAATTATTTCTCCAATTTCCATATGATTGCTTATCATAATATTCGACTACTTTATTAACCATTTCATCTGCCTGAATTGTATTGCTAACCAACATTCGACCAACCGCAATATCTATACCTCCAAAAAAAGACACAATATTTCCTTCTGAATCATCCATTAATCCATAAAAATCATCGGACGCAAAAGAATCTTCACCCATAGTATTACTTTTTAAAGACTCATATATAGGTACAATGTTTGAGTTATTTACAATTCTATTTTTATAGTCATATGAAGCATCTCCAAAAAGATTGACAAATTGTACTCTTCTATCAGGGGCAGATGCATTATCATACACATATTTTATACAGTTTCGTATAGCGGAAATATCTTGTTTGCCAGACGAAAACTCTTGATAGATATTTTCCAAAGTCAATACCTTCACATTCAAATTAGAATTTTTCCGATGAAAATTGGCCAACTTTTCGGCCTGTGTTTTTAAAAATTCTGGAGTTACAATTATATAATCTACATCTTGAAACTGACCTTGAGCATTTCTAAAAACTGTACCTTTAATATTTGTGTTAGAAATTTTTGCTTTAGATTCTTTTAAAGGTGTATAATAATCTTGAGAATCAATAGCTATATATTTTTTCAGTTCCCCAAGGTTAGCTTTGAATGAAAAAATACTTTGGTTTGCATTTTCTGCTTTAGTAACATTATAAATATCCGTAATATCCCACACTTGAGAAATCGTAGATGCATTAGAAACAGAGTAATTAACAATCCCTAAACTCGAATTTGATAAATCATATTGAAATCGGAATTGTTTCCCGTATCCCTGAAGCTTACTTTTGGCAATCAATCGAATATAATCAAGATAACCTTTAGATCCCGGAACGCCATTATTATTGTAGGTCAATCTTATTTTTATGTTTTGCGAACCTGCAAACGTTGTGTTATCCGGCAGAAACCCCGAAGTATATTGTATTTCTGAGTTCGTATTTAAAGATGGAAACGAAACGGTACCCAAATCACTACCATTTGTCAAAATTTTAAAAGAGGTAGGTGTATAGGCTGCCGAAGCCAATCCTACATTAATTTTTACTGGAACTGTCGCATCTATATTAGGAAAATCAAAAGAAAATTCTTGATCTTGGGAAACATCAAAAACTTCACCAAACCATTGTCTACCCAAATGAGCAATATTTACAAGATCAACCTCATGAAATCGATAATCATCAAAAGTTGACAAATTTAAAGTAGCTCCTCCTGAAGGTTGAAGCATATCAGGAATTCTTTTACCATCACCCCCTTGCACAGTAATATAGTAGTATGATTTAGAATCGTATAAATTTAAATTTGTTTGACTCTCATCATTCCAATTATCAACACCCTCTCCATAAAATAGAATATAATCATCCGCATTAAAAGCACCATCATTTTCTCCTTGCACCTGAATGGCGTTTTCAGTTAAATCAAAAGGATAATTTATACTATTAGAAAGCGGAAGCATCCTTCCACCATTACCATAAATTTTTATTTTCCTAGGATCAACTCCATTTAAATTAAGACCGAGATCCTGTAAAAAACTTTTGGAAATTTTATAAACTCCTGATTTTTCGATATAAAATCGAAACCATTCACCTGAAGCTAAAACAGAATTACTCACGGAAGAACTCCTTTTATTAGCAACAGATTTTCTGGTAGACCCAAAATTTAGATTATATGAAAACGATTTAACCCTTTTATACCCATTGTTATCCTTAATAATTGGAGCTATTTTTAAAAATGTCTGCCTTAAATTTCTAGAATCAATAGAGTATACTAAAGCATTTACGGCGTTAGGAATATTCAGAATCTTTAAATCACCTAAGTCAGCAATCGAAATACTCTCATAAATCAAATTTGAAATTTGCAAATTACTTTCATCAAAAACAGTAGGATTAGCAAGATTTAAATTATACGAAATAGACTCTAGATTGGAATCATAATAATAGCTAGAGCCCTTAAAATGAGGGATATGTTTTACATGATTACCAAAAACCATTTCAGAATTAGTATTCCATTCTATTACAACATCTCCTTTTGCTTGTGAAAAAGCAACTAAGGGCAACAAAATGATAAAGGAAAAAAAAAGATTTCTCATGAAAACAATTAACTAAATATGCTTGGAATAATTGTTAAAAGTAAATAAAAAATATCAATAATCATTTTTGTTAACCTCATAATCATGAAATATTAAATTCCTTTTTTTGTTGTTTTGTGTAATAAAAAATATAATTTTGCGTTTAGAAATAATCAAAAAGAAACATTAAAATAAGTTGTAAATTGGTTTTGTGTATTAATACTTAATTACTACATTGCGCCACCTAAATTAATCATCACCTACTAGAAAACATGAAAGTAATTAAAAGCATAGCCTTAAAAACGATGTTAGCCCTAACATTAGTCGTGGGTTTAGCAAGCTGTAGCAAAAAATCTAAATCCGACAGCACCTCAAGAGGAACTGGGTGGAATGTAAGTAGTGCAAAAGGCGGTTTCAAAAATGCATCAAGCCACAAAGAACAAGAAACAGGACCAGGATTGGTTTTTATCGAAGGAGGAACCTTTACTAAAGGATTAATCCAAGATGACGTAATGCACGATTGGAACAATGTACCAAACCAACAACATGTAATGTCATTTTACATGGATGAAACTGAAGTTACCAACTTAATGTATCTTGAATATTTAGAATGGTTGAAAAAAGTATACCCTCCAACAGAAGAAAACTACAAAAACATCTATGAAGGAGCTTCACCAGACACATTAGTTTGGAGAAACAGATTGGGTTATAATGAAACTATGACAAACAATTACTTAAGACATCCTGCTTATGCAAACTACCCTGTAGTTGGTGTAAACTGGGTTCAAGCAGTTGAGTTTAGCAGATGGAGAACTGAACGTGTAAACGAAGCTATCCTAGAAAAAAATGGTTATTTAAAGAAAAACGCTAAATCATTAGATGTTTCTGCAGAAAGCAATTTTAGTACAGAAACATATTTAGCTGCACCAACACTTACTTACGGTGGTAACGAAGAAATCGTTTTAAAAGCAAAAGGAGCTAGAAAAGGTCCTAAACCTGATAAAAACGGTAAAGTTGTTGAAGAAAAAAATGTATACGCGCAAAGATCAACTGGTATCCTTTTACCAGAATACAGACTACCTACAGAGTCTGAGTGGGAATATGCAGCTGCTGCAGATGTTGGACAAAGAGAGTACAATATCTATAAAGGTCAAAAGAAATATCCTTGGTCTGGAAGTTATACACGTTCTGGAAAAAGATCTAACAAAGGATTCCAATTGGCTAACTTCAAGCAAGGAAATGGAGATTACGGTGGAATTGCTGGATGGTCTGATGACGGAGCTGACATTACTAATGAAGTAAAAAAATACCCTGCTAATGATTTTGGTTTATATGACATGGCTGGAAACGTAGCAGAATGGGTTGCTGATGTATACAGACCTATTGTAGATGTTGAAACAAATGACTTTAACTACTTCAGAGGTAACGTTTACACTAAAAACAAAATTGGAAAAGACGGAAAACTTGATGTTATCACAAGCCAAAATATAGTATATGATACTTTAAGCAATGGTAAATTAGTAGCTAAAAGATTAGCTGGTGAAATTGCTCAAGTTCCAGTTGACGATAACGAAACTTATTTAAGACAAAATTTCAGCACTAGCGACAACATCAACTACAGAGATGGTGACAAGCAATCTACTAAATTCTATAAATTTGGTGGAGCTGACGCTGACAAAGGTAAAATGACTGAAAAAGAAGCCATGTATAATGCTCCAAAGCACAATGTAAAAATTGACAGCTTAGGAAATATGGAAAGAAAATATGACAAGTCATCTAAAAGAACTACTTTAATTAATGATGCTGTTAGAGTATACAAAGGAGGATCTTGGAGAGACAGAGCTTATTGGTTAGACCCAGCTCAAAGAAGATTCTTCCCTCAAGATATGGCAACTGATTACATCGGATTCAGATGTGCAATGTCTAGAGTGGGTTCAAAATCTAATTCAAAAAAATCACCTAGAAATTAATATTTATAAAAATCTATCTAAAAGCCCTTTAATTAGGGCTTTTATTTTTTAAACTATATAATATGGATATCGAATACATTCATAATCTGTTTTTAAAATGCAATTCTATTTCAATTGACACACGTAAGATTGAGTCCAATTCACTTTTTGTAGCTATTAAAGGTGAAAACTTTGACGCCAATACATTCGCAAAAGAAGCATTAGAAAAAGGAGCTTCCTATGTTATAATTGACAATGCCGATTTTTTTATAGACAATAGAACCATTTTAGTCAAAAATAGTTTAGAGACCTTACAAGAACTAGCAAAGTTTCACAGAGCCTATTTAAAATTACCCATAATCGCTCTAACTGGTAGCAACGGAAAGACAACAACTAAAGAACTTATTCATGTTGTACTTTCTAAAAAATTCAACACAAAAGCTACTGTTGGAAATTTAAACAACCACATCGGCGTACCTCTAACTTTGTTATCTTTTAATTCCGAAACAGAGATTGGTATTGTAGAAATGGGAGCGAATCATAAAAAAGAAATTGAATTTCTATGTGAATTAGCAAAGCCAGACTATGGATATATAACCAATTTTGGCAAAGCCCATTTAGAAGGTTTTGGCGGAGTCCAAGGAGTTATTGAAGGTAAAAGCGAAATGTATGCTTATTTATCTAAAAATGATAAATTATGCTTTATAAATCTCGAAGATCCAATTCAAGTTGAAAAAGCAAAAACTTTAAAATCTTATTCTTTTGGCATAAACAAAGAAAGCGCCAATCTCAATATTAAATCTATAGAGGCAAATCCTTTTGTCACAATTAATTATTCAAATATTGTAATTTCATCACATTTAATTGGCCTATACAACTCCAACAATATAAATGCTGCAATTACTATTGGAAAGTATTTTGGAGTTGATGATAAAGCTATAAAAGAAGCTTTAGAAAGTTATATTCCCGAAAATAACCGCTCACAATTATTAACAAAAGGCACAAACCAAATTATTCTAGATGCCTATAATGCAAACCCTAGCAGCATGGCTGTGGCAATTGAAAATTTTGCACAGTTAGACAAACCTAATAAAATTGCTATTCTTGGCGACATGTTTGAGTTAGGAACTGAGAGCTTAGAGGAACATAAAAACATCATTTATTTACTTTCAAAAGAGGAAAAGACTGTTTGTTATTTTATCGGAAAAGATTTTTATCATAATAAAATAGAGAAAAACAATTTCCATTTTTATGAAAGCTTCGATCAATTTTCGGAAATCTTAAAACAAAAAAGCTTTGAAGATAAAATGATACTTATAAAAGGCTCCAGAGGAATGGCTCTAGAGAGAACATTAAACTTTATTTCATAAAATACAAAACAACGCCTTCAGTATCCCTAAAGGCGTTGTAATTTTTAAGTGGTTTATATTTTCTTTATTTAATGTTTATGATAAAAAAATTAAAACCACACATAAACAATGTAAGCAATTTTGCACTGGCAATCTTTTGTCTTAAATTTGCACGCCCGTTTCAACCGGCAAAACATTAAAAATATAAGTTTCTCACATTAAGTCACATAGAAGTTATTCTCATTTTTTCTTAGACTGAGAACTCAAGATCAAGTTAAATAAATTGGAAGTAAAAAAAGCACAAAATGCAGAAGCAAGCTGGACTATTTGCCAGGAATGTCAAGGACTTGGAAAAAAAAGACAAAGGCTCAGCAAGAAAGCACGACTTCGTTACCAGAAAGAATTTGATCAATTTGAAAAAACTAAAGACGAAGGAACTGCACCAGTTCGTCCTAAAAGCCATCTAAATTCATGCTTAAATTGTACCGGATCCGGATTGCTTCATTCCACCAGCCACCCTGCAGCAGATAAAGAAAACTATCCACATGTCGCTATTATTGGTGGCGGTATAGGCGGAGTAGCTTTAGCAGTGGCATGTTTACACCGCGGCATTCCTTTCACTCTCTATGAACGTGATAATAACTTCGATGCCCGATCTCAAGGCTATGGACTTACTTTGCAACAAGCAAGTAAAGCAATTGAAGGATTTGGAATTTTCTCATTAGACGAAGGGGTAATTTCAACTAGACATTTGGTTCATACTACAGAAGGAAAAGTGATTGGTGAATGGGGAATCAGAAAGTGGTTGCAGTCAGACACAAAAACTTCACCAAAACGCACAAATGTACATATTGCAAGACAATCTTTGCGTTTAGCTCTACTAAAGCAACTCGGCGAACATAATGCAGTACAATGGGGACATCAGTTAATAGATTTTAAGAAATCTGAAGGTAATTGCATTAATTTAAATTTTAATGTAAATGGAGAGATAAAAAGCTTCAAGGCAGATCTTCTGGTTGGAGCTGACGGTATTCGCAGTTCGGTAAGAAGATTAATCATTGGTGAAGATATTACTCCCTTGCGTTACCTAGGCTGTATTGTGATATTAGGCATCTGTCCTTTGAGTGCTCTCAAAGGTATTAACAGCTCTTTATTAGACTCATCTACTGTATTTCAAACCGCCAATGGTAATGAGCGGATCTATATTATGCCTTATACCTCAGACTCAGTGATGTGGCAACTTAGCTTCCCGATACCAGAAAAAGAGGCCAAAACATTAAGTGCTAAAGGTCCTCAAGCATTAAAAAAAGAAGCATCTCGTCGAACTCAGTGGCACGATCCAATTCCTCAGATTATAGCAATGACTCAGGAAACTCAGATTTCTGGCTATCCTGTATATGACCGAGAATTACTCGACTCAAAATTATTAACGAAAGGAGGACAAGTGACTCTGATTGGAGACGCAGCTCACCCAATGAGCCCATTCAAAGGACAGGGGGCGAATCAAGCCCTGCTGGATGCACTCACGTTGGCCCGAGGAATCACAAGAGGATGTAGACCATTATCACAATGGAGAAAAGCTGGGATAAGAGAAAGTGTATTAACAGAGTTTGAATCAGAAATGCTAGAACGCAGTGCCATCAAAGTAAAAGATTCAGCCGATGCCGCACAGTTCCTACATTCTGAAATTGTCCTTCATGAGAGTGATGAACCGAGAGGACGATGTCTAAAGAAAA
Protein-coding regions in this window:
- the porU gene encoding type IX secretion system sortase PorU, which codes for MRNLFFSFIILLPLVAFSQAKGDVVIEWNTNSEMVFGNHVKHIPHFKGSSYYYDSNLESISYNLNLANPTVFDESNLQISNLIYESISIADLGDLKILNIPNAVNALVYSIDSRNLRQTFLKIAPIIKDNNGYKRVKSFSYNLNFGSTRKSVANKRSSSVSNSVLASGEWFRFYIEKSGVYKISKSFLQDLGLNLNGVDPRKIKIYGNGGRMLPLSNSINYPFDLTENAIQVQGENDGAFNADDYILFYGEGVDNWNDESQTNLNLYDSKSYYYITVQGGDGKRIPDMLQPSGGATLNLSTFDDYRFHEVDLVNIAHLGRQWFGEVFDVSQDQEFSFDFPNIDATVPVKINVGLASAAYTPTSFKILTNGSDLGTVSFPSLNTNSEIQYTSGFLPDNTTFAGSQNIKIRLTYNNNGVPGSKGYLDYIRLIAKSKLQGYGKQFRFQYDLSNSSLGIVNYSVSNASTISQVWDITDIYNVTKAENANQSIFSFKANLGELKKYIAIDSQDYYTPLKESKAKISNTNIKGTVFRNAQGQFQDVDYIIVTPEFLKTQAEKLANFHRKNSNLNVKVLTLENIYQEFSSGKQDISAIRNCIKYVYDNASAPDRRVQFVNLFGDASYDYKNRIVNNSNIVPIYESLKSNTMGEDSFASDDFYGLMDDSEGNIVSFFGGIDIAVGRMLVSNTIQADEMVNKVVEYYDKQSYGNWRNNYMSLADDSDKASDASLQSRQNAMADQITLQKPFLNVSKIFLDSYTQEASSGGERYPKAKSDFYNEFEKGALVFNYLGHGGEDGLSSERIWDKADSQNVSNQFKYPLFITITCEFSRFDNPSRPTAGEYIYWNPKGGAISLVTTIRSIGQFSAENFNDLFTENLLSYGSNKYVSIAEALRVSKNFNPNSATNVVLYLGDPALKLAIPKPKVTLTKVNDIPINQVIPDFKSLAKMKITGQVTDENDVPMTNFNGVLSTVMFDKMMTKTTLNNDGFSPPMSFSVLGEAIFRGNASVTNGQFEYSFIVPKDIRIPLDKGKLSFYAKKGEALEDVTGYNSSIMVGGINENAAEDNISPKVELYMNDQTFVSGGITNESPFILAFMHDESGINTAGGIGHDIVAILDGDVSNPYILNDYYQTELDDFTKGSLRFPLRNLKVGLHTLTLTVWDVYNNPTTKEIQFLVVGNEDITLSNVLNYPNPCVNYTEFWFSHNKPNEPLEVQVQVLTITGKVVWTKNQTITTPGFLSREISWNTRDDFGNKLGKGVYVYKLKVKSTLSNKRVEKFEKLVIL
- the cdd gene encoding cytidine deaminase, which encodes MKDIVITSQLTVFETIQELPEDVQNLMEKAIEVRKSAYAPYSKFRVGAAILLDNGEVVLGSNQENAAYPSGLCAERVAIFQAGAIYPEAKILKIAITAASDNSCTDTPVPPCGSCRQSIAEYETRQETPIEIYFMGEIGAIHKSASLRNLLPFIFEKKLL
- a CDS encoding FAD-dependent oxidoreductase; amino-acid sequence: MEVKKAQNAEASWTICQECQGLGKKRQRLSKKARLRYQKEFDQFEKTKDEGTAPVRPKSHLNSCLNCTGSGLLHSTSHPAADKENYPHVAIIGGGIGGVALAVACLHRGIPFTLYERDNNFDARSQGYGLTLQQASKAIEGFGIFSLDEGVISTRHLVHTTEGKVIGEWGIRKWLQSDTKTSPKRTNVHIARQSLRLALLKQLGEHNAVQWGHQLIDFKKSEGNCINLNFNVNGEIKSFKADLLVGADGIRSSVRRLIIGEDITPLRYLGCIVILGICPLSALKGINSSLLDSSTVFQTANGNERIYIMPYTSDSVMWQLSFPIPEKEAKTLSAKGPQALKKEASRRTQWHDPIPQIIAMTQETQISGYPVYDRELLDSKLLTKGGQVTLIGDAAHPMSPFKGQGANQALLDALTLARGITRGCRPLSQWRKAGIRESVLTEFESEMLERSAIKVKDSADAAQFLHSEIVLHESDEPRGRCLKKKYR
- the porV gene encoding type IX secretion system outer membrane channel protein PorV, with the protein product MKKTVLFIAILFAFNCAIAQENTITTAVPFLMVAADAKAAGMGDNGVASSADAFSQQWNPAKYAFSTDKQGFSLSYTPYLTDLANDISLGQITYYNRYDERSAFGASFRYFGLGDIELRQNPDPNDFLVVSPNEFAFDLSYSLKLSDVFSMAVAGRYINSNLKVATENNDASSASSFAVDIAGFYQSEEIAYADFNGRWRAGFNFQNMGPKMSYDNDDINNNFLPANMRLGGGFDFILDEYNKVAVNLEVTKLMVPTPQDPTDLNGNGIIDSDEEQKNRDDYKSIGWFSGMFQSFTDAPGGFSEELKEVTYSLGSEYVYQDAFSFRAGYFYENPNKGAREFFSLGAGFKYSSVKIDVSYLFSASKVQNPLENTLRFSLTFNFGEKYENY
- a CDS encoding UDP-N-acetylmuramoyl-tripeptide--D-alanyl-D-alanine ligase, whose amino-acid sequence is MDIEYIHNLFLKCNSISIDTRKIESNSLFVAIKGENFDANTFAKEALEKGASYVIIDNADFFIDNRTILVKNSLETLQELAKFHRAYLKLPIIALTGSNGKTTTKELIHVVLSKKFNTKATVGNLNNHIGVPLTLLSFNSETEIGIVEMGANHKKEIEFLCELAKPDYGYITNFGKAHLEGFGGVQGVIEGKSEMYAYLSKNDKLCFINLEDPIQVEKAKTLKSYSFGINKESANLNIKSIEANPFVTINYSNIVISSHLIGLYNSNNINAAITIGKYFGVDDKAIKEALESYIPENNRSQLLTKGTNQIILDAYNANPSSMAVAIENFAQLDKPNKIAILGDMFELGTESLEEHKNIIYLLSKEEKTVCYFIGKDFYHNKIEKNNFHFYESFDQFSEILKQKSFEDKMILIKGSRGMALERTLNFIS
- the gldJ gene encoding gliding motility lipoprotein GldJ; translated protein: MKVIKSIALKTMLALTLVVGLASCSKKSKSDSTSRGTGWNVSSAKGGFKNASSHKEQETGPGLVFIEGGTFTKGLIQDDVMHDWNNVPNQQHVMSFYMDETEVTNLMYLEYLEWLKKVYPPTEENYKNIYEGASPDTLVWRNRLGYNETMTNNYLRHPAYANYPVVGVNWVQAVEFSRWRTERVNEAILEKNGYLKKNAKSLDVSAESNFSTETYLAAPTLTYGGNEEIVLKAKGARKGPKPDKNGKVVEEKNVYAQRSTGILLPEYRLPTESEWEYAAAADVGQREYNIYKGQKKYPWSGSYTRSGKRSNKGFQLANFKQGNGDYGGIAGWSDDGADITNEVKKYPANDFGLYDMAGNVAEWVADVYRPIVDVETNDFNYFRGNVYTKNKIGKDGKLDVITSQNIVYDTLSNGKLVAKRLAGEIAQVPVDDNETYLRQNFSTSDNINYRDGDKQSTKFYKFGGADADKGKMTEKEAMYNAPKHNVKIDSLGNMERKYDKSSKRTTLINDAVRVYKGGSWRDRAYWLDPAQRRFFPQDMATDYIGFRCAMSRVGSKSNSKKSPRN